A genome region from Fusarium musae strain F31 chromosome 5, whole genome shotgun sequence includes the following:
- a CDS encoding hypothetical protein (EggNog:ENOG41) encodes MKLFTLLFTSHLLWSARAFLAYEESAVKRLVEEYDLPEACAKVMLTDIDCDASLDDAGSTGWQGSIEEDDDFKITDSICAKRCGDSLNKWTASFAKYCEPEGLRPGNMVEGRRQICDKDAKTGKYCNAIIDSFPELDDDEELPAKYLCEPCYVRRLWGFDISNYSPANSWIVTQRERMDELCPKSVLVEKKASTILPHTGTMAQPWLESTQTPSNVNSEVETTPTPESTETASSTTTEAPSATAPAESNAADSLGNGWLRGHWAPLVLLGMNVFWL; translated from the exons ATGAAGTTATTCACACTCCTTTTCACCTCTCATCTCCTTTGGAGCGCGAGGGCCTTCCTTGCTTACGAGGAATCTGCGGTCAAGCGGTTAGTGGAGGAGTATGACCTACCCGAGGCCTGCGCAAAGGTCATGTTGACGGACATCGACTGCGATGCCAGCCTCGATGACGCGGGAAGTACCGGATGGCAAGGCTCAAttgaagaggatgacgatTTCAAGATCACCGACAGTATCTGCGCCAAAAGGTGCGGCGACTCCCTGAACAAATGGACCGCGTCCTTTGCCAAATACTGCGAGCCAGAAGGATTACGCCCAGGCAATATGGTGGAGGGCCGAAGACAGATTTGCgacaaggatgccaagaccGGAAAATACTGCAACG CTATCATCGATTCATTCCCCGAGttggacgatgatgaagaacttCCTGCCAAGTACCTCTGCGAGCCTTGCTACGTCCGACGTCTCTGGGGGTTCGACATCAGCAATTACAGCCCCGCCAACAGTTGGATCGTCACCCAACGGGAACGTATGGACGAGCTATGTCCCAAGTCAGTGCTGGTTGAGAAAAAGGCGTCAACTATTCTGCCGCACACGGGTACGATGGCGCAGCCTTGGTTAGAGTCCACGCAGACTCCGAGCAATGTCAATAGTGAAGTTGAGACCACTCCAACTCCGGAGAGTACCGAGactgcttcttcaaccacGACTGAAGCTCCTTCTGCCACTGCGCCGGCTGAGAGTAACGCGGCTGATAGCCTTGGAAATGGTTGGCTGAGAGGCCATTGGGCACCATTGGTCCTTTTGGGGATGAATGTCTTTTGGCTCTGA
- a CDS encoding hypothetical protein (EggNog:ENOG41), with amino-acid sequence MTLLSLYITQVRWANPSTESLNGLQFAAKGHEALILASLGDILLHQISYGLKRQEVGVPLWAPTLQSGKAAGYRRGTAALIVLISILCLAANPLSAIAMIPRQDWWEDHDYDWTFLGDMNFEPAHRIPHMEYRTRLDSKSGPYLRDIIGPATIPLYTLLRADSYVLGTHGPEWQNISYTNFNSSFYSYISTANFGLPTVATSPLSFVASELGKASSRDVKDAAIPWITSSNQQIEGSGAEHRWKQPLVATQCIGGSVHNKTKLQFSLSYPFSTGIRKNSMITFTLDEESSAFTELRASNSSDYRVLDFPQYEDWLVSGNVLFATTVELPHDEKPERHYTLCLIFARWSEASMWIQEPTRSRTFSHVKEEPILESFEKNSTDIIYMDDKWLDGISSFSNGSFFRSIAEFCGSDVRRNCQERYLGLHITDAISQAGNNVSWPNYHAETSRLDDATQDKIVYTRYHYTYAYRFESSFGIPLAFSFLLAHVLLVLIHLITIVGSKDPWLGSDWDNFGDMLVLALASKPPEGTNDLTQQVSRSELWKKTATVARDAEDIHHQILLREEKWYQRANEEEGRV; translated from the exons ATGACCCTTCTGTCGCTCTACATCACTCAAGTTCGCTGGGCGAACCCATCCACAGAATCCTTGAACGGCCTTCAGTTTGCAGCGAAGGGTCACGAGGCGCTGATCCTAGCGTCCCTGGGAGATATTCTTCTGCACCAAATATCCTACGGCTTGAAACGCCAGGAAGTCGGTGTCCCG TTATGGGCTCCAACGCTGCAGTCTGGCAAAGCAGCGGGGTATAGACGGGGCACAGCAGCTCTGATCGTATTGATATCCATTCTCTGCCTTGCCGCGAATCCACTGTCTGCCATTGCTATGATCCCTAGACAGGATTGGTGGGAGGACCATGATTACGACTGGACTTTTCTCGGTGATATGAATTTCGAGCCTGCCCATAGGATCCCTCATATGGAATACAGAACAAGGCTTGATTCGAAGTCTGGACCCTACCTCAGAGACATCATAGGGCCTGCTACTATACCCCTATATACTCTTCTCAGGGCCGACTCTTATGTCCTTGGGACGCATGGGCCTGAGTGGCAAAACATCAGCTATACCAATTTCAATAGCTCTTTCTATTCTTATATATCGACTGCAAATTTCGGGTTGCCTACTGTTGCTACTAGCCCATTGTCGTTTGTGGCGTCAGAGCTCGGGAAGGCTTCCTCAAGAGATGTAAAAGATGCGGCTATACCCTGGATTACTTCTTCCAATCAACAAATCGAGGGATCTGGAGCTGAACATCGTTGGAAACAGCCTCTTGTCGCCACACAATGCATTGGAGGCTCGGTCCACAATAAGACCAAGCTCCAGTTTTCTCTTTCCTACCCGTTCTCGACTGGCATACGAAAGAACTCCATGATAACGTTCACACTTGACGAAGAGTCCTCGGCCTTTACGGAACTGCGTGCCAGCAATTCCAGCGACTATCGCGTACTCGACTTTCCACAATACGAAGATTGGCTAGTGAGCGGCAACGTACTATTCGCTACGACAGTAGAGCTTCCTCATGACGAAAAGCCCGAGCGACACTACACACTCTGTCTGATATTTGCACGTTGGTCCGAGGCGAGCATGTGGATTCAGGAACCCACGCGTTCACGCACCTTCAGCCACGTCAAAGAAGAACCAATACTAGAAAGCTTTGAGAAGAACTCCACTGATATTATCTATATGGATGATAAATGGTTGGATGGCATATCTTCGTTCTCCAACGGGTCATTCTTTCGGTCAATTGCAGAGTTTTGTGGAAGTGATGTTCGAAGGAATTGCCAGGAGCGGTATTTGGGTCTGCATATTACCGACGCGATCTCTCAAGCGGGAAACAATGTCTCATGGCCCAACTATCATGCCGAGACTTCACGATTAGACGATGCAACACAGGACAAGATAGTTTACACTCGGTATCACTACACATACGCTTATCGCTTTGAGAGTAGTTTCGGCATCCCATTGGCCTTCTCTTTCCTTCTTGCACATGTTCTCTTGGTTTTGATACACTTGATTACGATTGTAGGATCAAAGGATCCGTGGCTAGGCTCTGATTGGGATAATTTTGGAGACATGTTGGTTCTTGCTCTTGCATCCAAGCCACCAGAAGGCACAAATGATCTCACTCAACAGGTTTCGAGGTCTGAGTTATGGAAAAAGACTGCTACAGTTGCTCGCGATGCCGAGGATATTCATCACCAGATTCTCCTGAGAGAGGAGAAATGGTATCAGAGAGCgaatgaagaggaaggaCGGGTTTGA
- a CDS encoding hypothetical protein (EggNog:ENOG41) — MNPPSWKLPFETFEQILIETIPKGDPSVTKPELTSAYGSYIRHATDVQLLLEDPASDLRNSWTKALKLLGGTLRDVCLLSLRCDELCQVDYSTYLGKVDQGTFHQLGPHHHKDRSVEYGCRYASAIAGDQLFSTVISCLSASGIAIPQISIKHAMTGAVNCIQVPGWDLLNLTSLEKLEFGPDIPHDENHWASKTVLKVLPCPEAEEIESNASKIVHELVNKSQLTLKSLVLDGTGVLDWPTRPPPASLPALESLRHSFDAINAILMSSWLRNMPNLKYLKLGGIRLSRGLPFVEWRHIFDAVRDHPSIIGSRPKGLSVEFESIKSADWTRMTYRGVICQDSSIATERHTHCIDPEGLIDENYSLEKHFYNEMRFKDNHGLRYLMDDWDVGMIETDSEDDNEGSESADTDEESE, encoded by the coding sequence ATGAATCCTCCAAGCTGGAAACTTCCTTTCGAGACTTTCGAGCAGATTTTGATTGAGACTATCCCCAAAGGCGACCCTTCAGTGACAAAGCCAGAGTTGACTAGTGCATATGGCTCATATATACGCCATGCAACAGACGTACAGTTGTTGCTTGAAGATCCAGCAAGTGATCTTCGAAACTCGTGGACAAAGgccctcaagcttcttggtggAACTTTACGGGATGTTTGTCTGCTCAGCCTCCGGTGCGATGAGTTGTGCCAGGTGGACTATAGCACCTACCTTGGGAAGGTAGATCAAGGAACATTTCACCAGCTTGGCCCTCATCACCACAAAGACAGGAGTGTCGAGTATGGATGTCGGTATGCTTCTGCCATTGCAGGTGATCAGCTCTTTTCAACGGTCATATCGTGCTTATCTGCTTCCGGTATTGCCATACCGCAGATCTCGATCAAGCATGCAATGACAGGAGCCGTTAACTGCATCCAAGTGCCTGGGTGGGATCTTCTAAACCTCACATCACTCGAAAAGCTTGAGTTTGGTCCGGATATCCCGCACGATGAAAATCATTGGGCCAGCAAGACTGTCCTGAAGGTTCTGCCATGTCCAGAAGCGGAAGAAATCGAGTCAAATGCTTCCAAGATTGTCCATGAGTTGGTCAACAAGTCacaattaactttaaagagCCTTGTTCTCGACGGGACTGGCGTCCTAGACTGGCCTACTCGACCGCCACCCGCCTCCTTACCGGCTCTTGAGAGTCTTCGCCATTCCTTTGACGCCATTAACGCCATTCTCATGAGCTCATGGCTGAGAAACATGCCAAACCTGAAATATCTAAAGCTCGGCGGTATACGACTATCCAGAGGACTTCCATTTGTCGAATGGCGCCATATCTTCGATGCTGTTCGAGACCACCCAAGTATCATAGGTTCACGCCCAAAAGGTCTCTCTGTTGAGTTTGAATCTATAAAGTCAGCTGATTGGACCAGGATGACATATAGAGGAGTGATTTGCCAGGATAGCAGTATTGCCACGGAGAGACACACTCATTGCATAGATCCTGAGGGCCTGATAGATGAGAACTACTCCTTGGAGAAGCATTTCTATAACGAAATGCGATTCAAGGATAATCATGGATTACGGTACTTGATGGACGATTGGGATGTGGGGATGATAGAGACCGATTCAGAGGATGACAATGAAGGAAGTGAGAGTGCAGATACGGATGAGGAGAGTGAATGA
- a CDS encoding hypothetical protein (EggNog:ENOG41), translating into MASQLRQNQSILLSLPAEILAEIVKELRFISVPFSTEYPNIKVEKETHENLKSLRLAHRTFADCDDLNSILFSNICLEPTRAGLTSLQRGDFSRVAQHVHSITFTTPPSWALPYKAYEKVLRSSQESSVLFLPEGLKSAYDAYMRDARDTQGLLEDPESELKKAWTEILKTLGERLKMLKLLSYDCEKIRQVKYLDTVDKEEIGMPWRLPRHDHQEDRFAHFELRDQNSEPTVEYHCKHATAVAGDKLIAMVFTCLAASGVAIPNLNIQVFMTGDLECKDIPGWEDLDFNKLKILHISPEIPSGENGLVERHLWAMSNSHAEKMKIKAGDFCHDLLDKCHSSIQHFAYGIDHVGKGVLCWPVRKPSHEFPELTHLTQKGNHFPQALAHWLLHLKSLQHLEVSGKVCRGPADFDWRFVFSAIRQHPNVSGDTPNGLKVDLDDLHMEGDVSYSGVICKDASIATKRHERDMSLELWKDLNYGMEAHFYGEVPLGENKALLYCMGQWEPEDEDDESDS; encoded by the exons ATGGCTTCTCAATTGCGACAGAACCAGAGCATCTTGCTCAGCTTACCCGCCGAAATTCTCGCAGAGATTGTGAAAGAACTACGTTTCATCAGTGTTCCTTTTAGCACTGAGTACCC AAACATCAAGGTCGAGAAAGAGACCCATGAGAACCTCAAATCTCTGAGACTAGCGCACAGAACATTCGCAGATTGCGATGACCTGAATAGCATCCTCTTCAGTAACATCTGTCTCGAGCCCACTCGTGCTGGTCTCACGAGTCTTCAGCGCGGTGACTTCTCGCGCGTCGCCCAGCATGTCCATTCTATCACGTTCACGACACCACCGAGCTGGGCCCTTCCTTACAAGGCGTATGAAAAGGTCCTTCGCAGTTCACAGGAATCTTCCGTGCTCTTTTTGCCTGAAGGGCTGAAGTCTGCGTATGATGCTTACATGAGAGACGCTCGAGATACGCAGGGACTACTTGAGGATCCAGAGAGTGAACTGAAGAAAGCATGGACAGAGATCCTGAAGACTTTGGGAGAGCGTCTTAAGATGTTAAAGCTTCTAAGCTACGACTGTGAGAAGATCCGTCAGGTCAAATATCTTGACACGGTCGACAAGGAGGAAATCGGGATGCCATGGCGGCTTCCTCGACatgatcatcaagaagatagATTTGCCCATTTTGAGCTCAGAGATCAGAATTCCGAGCCTACTGTCGAGTACCATTGCAAGCACGCTACAGCCGTCGCAGGCGATAAACTCATCGCCATGGTCTTCACATGCCTGGCAGCGTCGGGCGTTGCTATCCCAAATCTGAACATCCAGGTGTTCATGACCGGTGATCTCGAGTGCAAAGATATTCCTGGTTGGGAAGACCTCgacttcaacaagctcaagatacTCCATATCTCTCCCGAGATCCCTTCTGGCGAGAATGGTCTCGTTGAGAGACACCTCTGGGCTATGTCCAACTCACATgccgagaagatgaagatcaaggccgGCGACTTTTGTCACGATCTGCTGGACAAGTGCCATTCCAGCATACAGCACTTCGCATATGGCATAGACCATGTTGGGAAAGGTGTTCTCTGTTGGCCAGTAAGAAAGCCCAGCCATGAGTTTCCAGAGCTTACTCACTTAACCCAAAAGGGCAACCATTTCCCCCAGGCCCTAGCACACTGGCTTCTCCACCTGAAGAGTCTGCAGCATCTCGAGGTATCTGGTAAGGTATGCCGAGGACCAGCCGACTTCGACTGGCGCTTTGTCTTTAGTGCGATACGCCAACACCCCAACGTGTCAGGCGACACTCCCAACGGCCTTaaggttgaccttgatgacCTCCACATGGAGGGTGACGTTTCTTACAGCGGAGTCATCTGCAAGGATGCTAGCATTGCTACAAAGAGACATGAGCGTGATATGAGTCTTGAACTCTGGAAAGATTTGAATTACGGTATGGAAGCTCACTTTTACGGAGAGGTGCCTCTTGGAGAGAACAAGGCTCTGTTGTACTGTATGGGTCAATGGGAaccagaggatgaggatgatgagagtgaTTCTTGA
- a CDS encoding hypothetical protein (EggNog:ENOG41) encodes MWTLMGLISRSAEQLGMHRDGTVLGLSPIETEERRRVWWQLQHLDLILSLKNNVTPLSFGTGWDVKLPLNIEDDDIDPSSTTPPKERTGLTSFSYALFTYWKMERQRKFRMTTASQATAIDTSLLGCLADSVIDDLEAGLNENFLQYCDPINPLHTILQISARAVVNVLRLRKLHEAPWTLLSQLYAVADHISDLEDDRRKSHAARSVVATWYECSQKPGLAGMQKPGFVSKLEKDLADLENKMNEDNGGQISVVQEVWQTQPVETELQPFGFEFTDIDWAFWDSIN; translated from the exons ATGTGGACTTTAATGGGTCTGATCTCCCGAAGCGCAGAGCAACTCGGTATGCACCGCGACGGCACGGTACTAGGTCTTTCGCCCATCGAAACAGAAGAACGTCGTCGAGTCTGgtggcagcttcaacatctagATCTTATTCTTTCACTGAAAAATAACGTTACTCCATTGTCATTTGGAACCGGCTGGGACGTCAAGCTTCCTCTCAACattgaagacgacgacatcGATCCAAGTTCGACAACACCGCCAAAAGAACGAACTGGTCTCACGAGTTTCTCGTATGCGCTGTTTACATACTGGAAAATGGAGAGGCAGCGCAAGTTTCGAATGACGacagcaagccaagccacaGCGATTGATACATCTCTCCTCGGCTGTTTGGCTGACTCCGTCATTGACGACCTTGAGGCTGGCCTCAACGAAAACTTTCTGCAGTATTGTGATCCAATCAACCCGTTGCACACGATACTACAGATCTCTGCACGGGCTGTTGTCAACGTCTTACGGCTGAGAAAGCTGCATGAGGCTC CCTGGACGCTACTCTCTCAGCTCTACGCTGTAGCAGATCATATATCTGATCTTGAAGACGACAGGAGAAAGTCACATGCTGCGAGATCAGTAGTTGCAACATGGTATGAGTGCAGCCAGAAACCAGGTCTGGCTGGTATGCAGAAGCCAGGGTTTGTAtcgaagcttgagaaggacTTGGCAGACTTGGAAAATAAGATGAATGAAGACAATGGAGGCCAAATCAGTGTCGTACAGGAGGTCTGGCAAACCCAACCTGTAGAGACCGAACTACAGCCGTTTGGGTTTGAGTTCACGGACATTGACTGGGCGTTTTGGGACAGTATTAATTAG
- a CDS encoding hypothetical protein (EggNog:ENOG41), producing the protein MDEKDTRDETPTNRSSAVMEKTPSEDANTEKTYPPKKVVLPTMLALFLVFFLVALDRTIIGTAIPTISAEFDSFGDIAWYESAFLLPLCVFQLSFGLVFKYYSTKWVLFILTAIFEIGSIVCAAAPNSNALIVGRAITGIGGAGIGSGVFIYVTLLFPLEERPKYLGSLGSAFGISSILGPILGGYLTSVTWRWCFWINVPIGGLSLILLFILAPNRPPPSEPPQSWRQRFLDLDPLGFLMVAGSIVCLLFALEFGKEEQQWTSGRVIALFVVFGVSFLVFAGYQAWRKEKATVPPRILFQRTTFFACLNALAIGSVLVIYAFYLPVWFQVVKGKSPQDSGLALIPLLLSNVFCVILGGVLVSKIGYYTPFAIAGCAVFIVGSALISTWTADVSKAKWIGYQGLQIITGAGMGLTLQQPAIAIQTALSDSDSPIGLSILNFVMFLGGTVFVTVSQTLLEGQLESKIAKYVPGVDVNTLANSGAINLWNLVPSDKVDLVLNAYNDSMRSIWYLGLGMGCFALITSFGFEWKNVKANKKTTGAVAAA; encoded by the exons ATGGACGAGAAAGACACCAGAGATGAGACGCCAACCAACAGGTCAAGCGCCGTCATGGAAAAGACACCTTCCGAGGACGCTAATACCGAAAAGACATACCCACCAAAGAAAGTCGTCCTTCCAACAATGCTAGCTCTCTTCCTCGTATTCTTCCTCGTCGCACTG GACCGCACAATTATCGGCACAGCTATTCCCACCATCTCCGCCGAGTTCGACAGCTTCGGCGATATCGCCTGGTACGAATCCGccttcctcctccccctctGCGTCTTCCAGCTCTCCTTCGGTCTCGTCTTCAAATACTACTCCACCAAATGGGTTCTTTTCATCTTAACCGCCATATTCGAGATCGGGTCTATTGTTTGTGCAGCTGCACCGAACTCGAATGCATTAATCGTTGGACGAGCCATCACCGGCATTGGAGGTGCGGGAATTGGCTCTGGGGTGTTTATCTACGTCACACTGCTGTTTCCTTTGGAGGAGAGACCGAAGTACCTTGGATCACTGGGCTCTGCGTTTGGAATCTCATCGATCCTGGGGCCGATCCTTGGCGGTTATCTTACCTCTGTTACATGGCGTTGGTGCTTTTGGATCAACGTTCCCATCGGTGGGCTCTCACTTATCCTTCTGTTCATCTTGGCTCCAAACAGACCACCGCCCAGTGAACCGCCCCAGTCATGGCGCCAAAGATTCCTGGACCTTGATCCATTGGGTTTTCTCATGGTTGCTGGATCAATTGTTTGCCTTCTCTTCGCACTCGAGTTTGGAAAAGAGGAGCAACAATGGACAAGTGGACGCGTTATCGCTCTCTTTGTCGTCTTTGGCGTTTCGTTCCTCGTCTTCGCTGGCTACCAAGCttggaggaaagaaaaggcgACAGTGCCTCCACGAATCCTCTTCCAACGAACCACATTCTTTGCCTGCCTGAATGCCCTGGCTATTGGTTCCGTACTGGTAATCTACGCGTTTTACCTTCCTGTCTGGTTCCAGGTAGTCAAAGGAAAGTCACCTCAAGATTCAGGATTAGCTCTGATACCACTTTTACTGAGCAATGTGTTCTGCGTTATTCTCGGCGGTGTTTTGGTCAGCAAGATTGGATACTACACCCCGTTTGCTATCGCTGGATGTGCTGTGTTTATTGTTGGATCGGCGCTGATCAGTACCTGGACGGCGGATGTTAGTAAGGCAAAGTGGATTGGTTATCAG GGATTGCAGATCATTACTGGAGCAGGCATGGGTTTGACATTGCAGCAGcccgccatcgccatccagaCTGCCCTCTCAGACAGCGATAGCCCCATTGGCCTATCCATCCTCAACTTTGTCATGTTTCTTGGTGGAACAGTCTTTGTCACCGTGTCGCAGACTCTCCTCGAAGGACAACTTGAGAGCAAAATTGCCAAGTATGTTCCTGGGGTTGACGTTAATACACTTGCGAACAGTGGAGCGATTAATCTTTGGAACCTGGTGCCTTCTGACAAGGTTGACTTGGTATTGAATGCTTACAACGATTCGATGAGATCAATCTGGTATCTTGGCTTGGGCATGGGCTGCTTCGCCCTTATTACGTCTTTTGGGTTTGAGTGGAAGAACGTCAAGGCGAACAAGAAAACGACCGGGGCAGTTGCAGCTGCATAA